The Danio rerio strain Tuebingen ecotype United States chromosome 10, GRCz12tu, whole genome shotgun sequence genome contains a region encoding:
- the trim47 gene encoding E3 ubiquitin-protein ligase TRIM47: protein MATAGDSRGELQKELVCSICLDYFDDPVILKCGHNFCRMCILMHWEENGGDDVGYQCPECRMVFAKMSFTKNYLVKNLVDKLSDFDYLKTCRPSAPAKPVKMDGKCERHHEELKLYCHTDRKPICVVCRESRAHRHHDVAPVPEVVEDMKSELKLRLIKLNWQKSMCTRVKSTDEQAKTDVKLKKQALKEKIEDDVGALVQFLLDEKDDLLERLEAEVVATIGVIDANLKRVESEAAKVDKAITEIQNQLSDSANFETISNSYLSPCHVNLSVQSSNSPPDFSEFTGPFQLIMWKKMMHVLHTMPQNLTLDLDTAHPSLAISDFDTKVEEGRVRSQEPDMPQRFTRFFGVLATAQYANGQHYWEVDVRDKGVWYLGVTTEYSNRKGFVNLSPSAGYWSLCLQDRLYANEEDSRVPVADYWNSPRVGVFLDYDRGHVTFFDAVTMKRIYNFVTYFDEPVSPFFSPGKNDPGSRLQICHFY from the exons ATGGCCACCGCCGGAGATTCGCGAGGAGAGCTTCAGAAGGAACTGGTTTGCTCCATTTGCCTCGATTACTTCGACGaccctgtcattttaaaatgcgGCCACAATTTCTGCCGCATGTGCATTTTGATGCACTGGGAGGAAAATGGAGGCGATGATGTGGGTTACCAGTGTCCGGAGTGCAGGATG GTTTTCGCGAAGATGAGTTTCACCAAGAATTACCTGGTGAAGAACTTGGTGGATAAACTGAGCGACTTCGACTATCTGAAGACATGTAGGCCCTCTGCACCCGCCAAACCCGTGAAGATGGACGGTAAATGTGAGCGACACCACGAGGAGTTGAAACTGTACTGCCACACCGACAGAAAGCCTATTTGCGTGGTGTGTCGGGAATCCAGAGCGCACAG GCACCATGATGTTGCTCCTGTACCCGAGGTTGTTGAAGACATGAAG AGTGAACTCAAGCTAAGACTCATCAAGCTGAACTGGCAGAAGTCCATGTGTACTCGAGTAAAGAGCACAGACGAACAGGCCAAAACTGATGTCAAG CTTAAAAAGCAAGCCCTGAAGGAGAAGATTGAGGACGACGTCGGAGCCCTGGTGCAGTTTTTGCTGGATGAGAAGGACGATCTGTTGGAAAGGCTGGAGGCTGAAGTGGTGGCCACCATCGGGGTGATCGATGCCAATCTGAAGCGTGTGGAGAGCGAAGCAGCTAAAGTGGACAAAGCCATCACTGAAATTCAGAACCAGCTGAGCGACAGCGCTAACTTTGAG ACTATCAGTAATTCTTACTTGAG TCCATGTCATGTCAACCTCAGCGTGCAGTCGTCAAACTCTCCTCCAGATTTCTCTGAGTTCACAGGCCCCTTTCAGCTCATCATGTGGAAGAAGATGATGCATGTGTTACACACAA TGCCCCAGAATCTGACTCTGGATTTGGACACGGCTCACCCCTCGTTGGCCATCAGTGACTTTGACACCAAGGTTGAGGAGGGCCGTGTTCGTTCCCAAGAACCTGACATGCCCCAGCGATTCACTCGTTTTTTTGGAGTGCTCGCGACCGCCCAGTACGCCAACGGTCAGCATTACTGGGAGGTGGATGTGCGGGACAAGGGAGTCTGGTATTTGGGCGTCACCACAGAGTACAGCAACCGCAAAGGCTTCGTAAACCTTTCGCCCTCTGCTGGCTACTGGAGCCTGTGTCTCCAAGACAGACTGTACGCCAACGAGGAGGACTCGCGCGTGCCCGTGGCGGATTACTGGAACTCTCCTCGAGTCGGCGTCTTCTTGGATTACGACAGAGGCCATGTTACTTTTTTTGACGCAGTCACCATGAAACGCATTTATAACTTCGTCACATACTTTGACGAGCCCGTATCACCCTTCTTCAGCCCAGGAAAAAACGACCCAGGCAGCCGACTACAAATATGTCatttctactga
- the trim3b gene encoding tripartite motif-containing protein 3b isoform a (isoform a is encoded by transcript variant 1), whose product MSVTMAKFETGRTSPVVRQIDKQFLVCSICLDHYHNPKVLPCLHTFCERCLQNYIPPQSLTLSCPVCRQTSILPEKGVAALQNNFFITNLMEVLQRDSECSRPEACSVLESVSAAAAGKPLSCPNHEGKVMEFYCESCETAMCLECTEGEHREHVTVPLRDVLEQHKAVLKNQLDAIRNRLPQLTAAIEMVNEISKQLTERKNEAVNEINMTFEELERALHQRKAALITDLENICSTKQKVLQAQLSSLLQGKEHIQSSCSFTEQALSHGSATEVLLVQKQMSERVSALACHDFPERPHENAHLDCQIETEGLRRSIQNLGVLLTTGAVGHTSVATGEGLRHALVGQHVTVTVTTKDKDSELVRTGNAALRAEIMGQDGAQVTEAEVVDNKNGTYEVGYTLKGEGEYLFSLILYGQPVRGSPFKLRAIKPSDVPQSPDDVKRRVKSPSGTGGHIRQKAVRRPSSMYSTTKKKENPIEDELIYRVGTRGREKGEFTNLQGISASISGRVIVADSNNQCIQVFTNDGQFKARFGVRGRSPGQLQRPTGVAVDTNGDVIVADYDNRWISIFSPDGKFKNKIGAGRLMGPKGVAVDRNGHIIAVDNKACCVFIFQSNGKLVTKFGARGTSDRQFAEKSGSKCALEQKFSKSGPGFSPHFVAVNNKNEIVVTDFHNHSVKVYSADGEFLFKFGSHGEGNGQFNAPTGVAVDVNGNIIVADWGNSRIQVFDSAGSFLSYINTSADPLYGPQGLALTSDGHVVVADSGNHCFKVYRYLQ is encoded by the exons GTGCCTACAGAACTACATTCCCCCTCAGTCCCTGACACTGTCCTGCCCCGTGTGCAGACAGACCTCTATTTTGCCTGAAAAAGGTGTAGCAGCACTCCAGAACAACTTCTTTATCACAAACCTTATGGAGGTGCTGCAGAGAGACTCTGAATGCTCTCGTCCCGAGGCCTGCAGCGTGCTGGAGTCTGTCAGCGCAGCCGCCGCTGGGAAACCACTCTCCTGCCCCAATCATGAGGGCAAG GTGATGGAGTTTTACTGCGAGTCGTGTGAGACTGCCATGTGTCTGGAATGCACAGAAGGGGAGCACCGGGAGCATGTGACTGTTCCACTGCGGGACGTCCTAGAGCAGCACAAAGCAGTGCTGAAGAACCAGCTGGATGCCATCCGCAACAG ACTTCCTCAGCTAACAGCCGCCATCGAGATGGTGAATGAAATCTCTAAACAGCTGACAGAGAGGAAGAATGAAGCCGTCAATGAGATCAACATGACATTTGAGGAGCTGGAGAGGGCTTTACACCAACGAAAGGCTGCACTCATCACAGACCTGGAGAACATCTGTAGCACCAAGCAGAAG GTTCTTCAGGCGCAGTTATCGTCACTCCTGCAGGGAAAGGAGCACATCCAGAGCAGCTGCAGTTTCACCGAACAGGCATTGAGCCACGGCAGCGCTACTGAAGTCCTGCTGGTCCAGAAGCAGATGAGCGAGCGGGTGAGTGCTCTCGCCTGCCATGACTTCCCAGAACGCCCACATGAAAATGCCCACCTGGACTGCCAGATCGAGACTGAGGGCCTGCGACGCTCCATCCAGAACCTGGGCGTCCTGCTGACAACGGGGGCTGTGGGACATACGAGCGTGGCCACTGGAGAGGGACTCAGACACGCTCTGGTCGGCCAGCATGTGACTGTGACCGTCACCACTAAAGATAAAGACAGCGAGCTCGTCAGGACGGGTAATGCGGCTCTCCGAGCAGAGATCATGGGGCAGGATGGAGCGCAAGTGACTGAGGCGGAGGTGGTGGATAATAAGAATGGGACTTACGAGGTTGGTTATACACTGAAGGGTGAAGGCGAGTACTTGTTCTCTCTGATACTGTATGGACAGCCGGTGAGGGGCAGTCCGTTCAAATTAAGGGCCATAAAGCCATCGGATGTGCCTCAGTCTCCAGATGACGTGAAGAGGAGGGTTAAATCTCCAAGTGGGACAGGTGGACACATCAGACAGAAGGCTGTCAGGAGACCCTCCAGCATGTACAGCACCACCAAAAAGAAGGAAAACCCCATTGAGGATGAGTTGATTTACAGAGTGG GCACTCGGGGCAGAGAGAAGGGTGAGTTCACCAATCTACAGGGCATCTCTGCTTCCATCAGTGGCAGAGTCATTGTAGCAGACAGCAACAACCAGTGCATTCAG GTTTTTACCAATGATGGACAGTTTAAAGCTCGTTTCGGGGTGCGTGGTCGTTCTCCAGGACAACTGCAGAGGCCCACCGGTGTGGCAGTCGACACCAACGGAGACGTTATAGTGGCTGATTATGATAACAGATGGATCAGTATCTTCTCCCCTGATGGGAAGTTCAAG AATAAGATTGGTGCTGGTCGTCTGATGGGACCCAAAGGAGTGGCTGTAGACAGAAACGGTCATATCATCGCAGTGGACAATAAAGCCTGCTGTGTGTTCATCTTTCAGTCCAATGGCAAACTAGTGACCAAGTTTGGAGCGAGGGGGACTTCAGACAGACAGTTTGCAG AAAAAAGTGGTTCAAAGTGTGCACTGGAGCAAAAGTTTAGTAAATCTGGCCCTGGGTTCA GCCCACACTTTGTTGCTGTCAACAACAAGAATGAAATTGTGGTGACAGACTTTCATAATCACTCCGTCAAG GTTTACAGTGCAGATGGGGAGTTTTTGTTTAAGTTTGGGTCTCACGGAGAGGGAAATGGACAGTTTAATGCCCCCACAGGGGTCGCAGTGGATGTGAATGGTAACATTATTGTAGCAGACTGGGGCAACAGCAGAATACAG GTGTTTGACAGCGCAGGCTCATTCCTGTCCTACATCAACACCAGCGCTGACCCTCTGTACGGCCCGCAGGGTCTCGCTTTGACCTCCGATGGACACGTTGTTGTGGCTGATTCTGGAAACCACTGTTTCAAAGTCTACCGGTATCTGCAGTAA
- the trim3b gene encoding tripartite motif-containing protein 3b isoform X2, producing MSVTMAKFETGRTSPVVRQIDKQFLVCSICLDHYHNPKVLPCLHTFCERCLQNYIPPQSLTLSCPVCRQTSILPEKGVAALQNNFFITNLMEVLQRDSECSRPEACSVLESVSAAAAGKPLSCPNHEGKVMEFYCESCETAMCLECTEGEHREHVTVPLRDVLEQHKAVLKNQLDAIRNRLPQLTAAIEMVNEISKQLTERKNEAVNEINMTFEELERALHQRKAALITDLENICSTKQKVLQAQLSSLLQGKEHIQSSCSFTEQALSHGSATEVLLVQKQMSERVSALACHDFPERPHENAHLDCQIETEGLRRSIQNLGVLLTTGAVGHTSVATGEGLRHALVGQHVTVTVTTKDKDSELVRTGNAALRAEIMGQDGAQVTEAEVVDNKNGTYEVGYTLKGEGEYLFSLILYGQPVRGSPFKLRAIKPSDVPQSPDDVKRRVKSPSGTGGHIRQKAVRRPSSMYSTTKKKENPIEDELIYRVGTRGREKGEFTNLQGISASISGRVIVADSNNQCIQVFTNDGQFKARFGVRGRSPGQLQRPTGVAVDTNGDVIVADYDNRWISIFSPDGKFKNKIGAGRLMGPKGVAVDRNGHIIAVDNKACCVFIFQSNGKLVTKFGARGTSDRQFAGPHFVAVNNKNEIVVTDFHNHSVKVYSADGEFLFKFGSHGEGNGQFNAPTGVAVDVNGNIIVADWGNSRIQVFDSAGSFLSYINTSADPLYGPQGLALTSDGHVVVADSGNHCFKVYRYLQ from the exons GTGCCTACAGAACTACATTCCCCCTCAGTCCCTGACACTGTCCTGCCCCGTGTGCAGACAGACCTCTATTTTGCCTGAAAAAGGTGTAGCAGCACTCCAGAACAACTTCTTTATCACAAACCTTATGGAGGTGCTGCAGAGAGACTCTGAATGCTCTCGTCCCGAGGCCTGCAGCGTGCTGGAGTCTGTCAGCGCAGCCGCCGCTGGGAAACCACTCTCCTGCCCCAATCATGAGGGCAAG GTGATGGAGTTTTACTGCGAGTCGTGTGAGACTGCCATGTGTCTGGAATGCACAGAAGGGGAGCACCGGGAGCATGTGACTGTTCCACTGCGGGACGTCCTAGAGCAGCACAAAGCAGTGCTGAAGAACCAGCTGGATGCCATCCGCAACAG ACTTCCTCAGCTAACAGCCGCCATCGAGATGGTGAATGAAATCTCTAAACAGCTGACAGAGAGGAAGAATGAAGCCGTCAATGAGATCAACATGACATTTGAGGAGCTGGAGAGGGCTTTACACCAACGAAAGGCTGCACTCATCACAGACCTGGAGAACATCTGTAGCACCAAGCAGAAG GTTCTTCAGGCGCAGTTATCGTCACTCCTGCAGGGAAAGGAGCACATCCAGAGCAGCTGCAGTTTCACCGAACAGGCATTGAGCCACGGCAGCGCTACTGAAGTCCTGCTGGTCCAGAAGCAGATGAGCGAGCGGGTGAGTGCTCTCGCCTGCCATGACTTCCCAGAACGCCCACATGAAAATGCCCACCTGGACTGCCAGATCGAGACTGAGGGCCTGCGACGCTCCATCCAGAACCTGGGCGTCCTGCTGACAACGGGGGCTGTGGGACATACGAGCGTGGCCACTGGAGAGGGACTCAGACACGCTCTGGTCGGCCAGCATGTGACTGTGACCGTCACCACTAAAGATAAAGACAGCGAGCTCGTCAGGACGGGTAATGCGGCTCTCCGAGCAGAGATCATGGGGCAGGATGGAGCGCAAGTGACTGAGGCGGAGGTGGTGGATAATAAGAATGGGACTTACGAGGTTGGTTATACACTGAAGGGTGAAGGCGAGTACTTGTTCTCTCTGATACTGTATGGACAGCCGGTGAGGGGCAGTCCGTTCAAATTAAGGGCCATAAAGCCATCGGATGTGCCTCAGTCTCCAGATGACGTGAAGAGGAGGGTTAAATCTCCAAGTGGGACAGGTGGACACATCAGACAGAAGGCTGTCAGGAGACCCTCCAGCATGTACAGCACCACCAAAAAGAAGGAAAACCCCATTGAGGATGAGTTGATTTACAGAGTGG GCACTCGGGGCAGAGAGAAGGGTGAGTTCACCAATCTACAGGGCATCTCTGCTTCCATCAGTGGCAGAGTCATTGTAGCAGACAGCAACAACCAGTGCATTCAG GTTTTTACCAATGATGGACAGTTTAAAGCTCGTTTCGGGGTGCGTGGTCGTTCTCCAGGACAACTGCAGAGGCCCACCGGTGTGGCAGTCGACACCAACGGAGACGTTATAGTGGCTGATTATGATAACAGATGGATCAGTATCTTCTCCCCTGATGGGAAGTTCAAG AATAAGATTGGTGCTGGTCGTCTGATGGGACCCAAAGGAGTGGCTGTAGACAGAAACGGTCATATCATCGCAGTGGACAATAAAGCCTGCTGTGTGTTCATCTTTCAGTCCAATGGCAAACTAGTGACCAAGTTTGGAGCGAGGGGGACTTCAGACAGACAGTTTGCAG GCCCACACTTTGTTGCTGTCAACAACAAGAATGAAATTGTGGTGACAGACTTTCATAATCACTCCGTCAAG GTTTACAGTGCAGATGGGGAGTTTTTGTTTAAGTTTGGGTCTCACGGAGAGGGAAATGGACAGTTTAATGCCCCCACAGGGGTCGCAGTGGATGTGAATGGTAACATTATTGTAGCAGACTGGGGCAACAGCAGAATACAG GTGTTTGACAGCGCAGGCTCATTCCTGTCCTACATCAACACCAGCGCTGACCCTCTGTACGGCCCGCAGGGTCTCGCTTTGACCTCCGATGGACACGTTGTTGTGGCTGATTCTGGAAACCACTGTTTCAAAGTCTACCGGTATCTGCAGTAA